The segment TTGTgaaaacgtgaaaaacaaCACCTCTTTGAGAGGCAGGCTGCGATAGCGCTGTGGCGCTGTGACGCACGAAGCAAACGCGTGCCACCGCGTCACCACCTGCTGCGGCTGGCCGTTCAGATTCAGAGGAggtgctcattgtcagctgcgTTTCGCCCTCCAAGGGTAGAGAGCTTTTTACTGTCTTGCTCTTTACTTACCTGTGCTTGCTCTCCGCTCGCACTCATCTCGAGAACCGATTGACGCTTGCCTTTCCCTTGCCTGTGAAACGCAACGCAACGACGTAACCAAGCACCTCTCTGAACGGTCGGCCGGTGGCAGCGCGCGTGTGTCTTGTGCGTCACAACGCAGCCAGCCCACCTCTCAAGCGGTGCTTTTCACAAAGTCCAAACCAGCTTTGCCACGTTCGCGCTAACTCGCTTTTCCATGGTACTGGCGCGAAAGACTACTCAAATATGTCTGTCTAACGCCATGTGTTTATGCCGAGTAATCTTTAGTTGCGCGCCAAATCAAAAGCGAAGTCCTACTTTCAAATATTCTCCCttttcaaaatagaaataatatttactttaataACTTACCAGCTCCAGAAGCCAACAACTGGTACTTCTTAAGAAATGGTTCCGCGTTCCAAATAGGAGGGACACCAATGCTTAGGGATGCCAGTGCTATTATGGAAAGTTTGGCGGAGAAGTGCTGCATGACTTCTTCTTGGTCCTTCTCCGCAgttgcttctgctgctgccggaGTCCAATTTTCCTCACAATCAGGTGTTTGTTGGTTTTCAAAGAGCAATGAGAGCACTTGCTCTTCGCTGGTGATTGCGTGAATTTTGAGCAAGTGCCTCTTACGGTTGTATTTTGAGGAGAATAAATCGTTGCAAAGTCCACACTTATACGGCTGATCTCCTTTATGGGTTCGATTGTGACGCTGCAAAGCGATCTTATTGTTGCTGAAGAAGGGGCATATGTGACACCTGTAAGGTGGACTCGTCTGCGTGTGGTCTTTGGCGTGGCCTCTGAGCGCTCGTAAATTGGGAAAGACCATTGAACAAAGGAGGCATTTGGATTCGTACCAAACGCAGCTAGCTGTGGAGATGTCCATGGTGGCTTGTGTCTGTTGAACGAAtgatgattaaattatttttactcggCCTCTGCTTAAATTTCATTAGTGTTAATAAAGCTGCCACAGCTTAATACACATAAAATATCATTAGATGGAAACAACTTTTctatattttctcaaaacgGGATAGCGCTTAACATCAAAGTCGGCAAAACAACATGTTCCCGTCAGCCACGCAAATATACCCTCCAAATACACCCCTTACGCTCATATATCGGAACAAAAAACAGACTTAACGATTCGGAATCAGAACCAAGAAAACACTTTGCACGATGAAGTTTCGAAACTTTTTTTCCAAAGTTTTGGTTTAACACGATGGTATTCCCAGCATTAGAAACTTTTTTCGAATTTGGATTTTAGGGTACAGTGACGAAACCGCTCATCTAAAAGGGTTGAATATTTTAGGAGTGGGACTCtcagtgagaaaaatttgatcCCATAATGAACGCACTAGAGCCGCGCACGGATGTGCTGCGGAAATAGAccaactaaaaaaatcaacgcaaataaaaaaactgacaTAGGGTCGCTGCACTTTACATGCTGAGAGAATGACCTCTGCTGATCTACAATATCAAAGCGAATTCTAATTGCTATAGCAATCGATATTGCCAAAAGCCATAAAGTATATAAATAGGCAACTCAAACaatgttgcaaattaaaagcatAAGCGAGAAAATATGAACCTTagggttttaaaattgtatttggaCTACTGTTTACCATACAGCTAAAAGTGAAATCATATATGTCTTTAAAAGTTAATGCGGTGCTGAATATAAAACAGcctatatgtatattttacaACTATGGTAGTTACCTTTATGGGAACACAATATATTCTCACCTTAGAATTCATTTTGAACGAGCTGCTGGATCAAACTTCTCTTTTGGCCACGAAGCGTTCAACTGAAAAGAACTTGATGGAATAGAGCTGAGATCGAGAAAGGAAACCTTTATGCTTGAGCAACGTAAGGGATGCAAACATCTCGCTTCTGATTGGACGACGTGATTGGTGATGACgtaaccaaaattttaaaaacatatttacgTGACCCAAAGTGAAAGAAAACAACCATGGAGGGAACCCATAAATAACGTGGGTTCAGCTGTAGAGTGTCACGAACTAATAAATCTTATTGTGCTCAAATGAACTGCTTTCTTATGAATTCGTCAGAGTGACCCTCAGTATAAAAGCAAGATTTTAACTAAAAGCAATGTTTCAAA is part of the Cloeon dipterum chromosome 1, ieCloDipt1.1, whole genome shotgun sequence genome and harbors:
- the LOC135936760 gene encoding zinc finger protein 813-like; this translates as MDISTASCVWYESKCLLCSMVFPNLRALRGHAKDHTQTSPPYRCHICPFFSNNKIALQRHNRTHKGDQPYKCGLCNDLFSSKYNRKRHLLKIHAITSEEQVLSLLFENQQTPDCEENWTPAAAEATAEKDQEEVMQHFSAKLSIIALASLSIGVPPIWNAEPFLKKYQLLASGADLATNEDSPLDLTVKSRDEKTVTRNESTTYSEEDHEDCNGSAAFFVETIYNSPEEEGEKFKRAKTNESAYARAPNRVDCPVCKATFPWSSSLKRHMLVHTGEKPFRCHENVKSSPKDSLFKCDICSKKSKLQFRED